The Thermoclostridium stercorarium subsp. stercorarium DSM 8532 genome contains a region encoding:
- a CDS encoding ABC transporter ATP-binding protein, giving the protein MTASNGKKHDRSEDIYNKKANVARLLSYFIPYIPHIVLAIIVAFAINATVIIKPRILQRVIDDYLVPEIYDKTAINRLGFVYFGLILLGAALNYSQSILLNYVGQNIMHRLRTELFNKIQRMNMSFFDHFSSGRLLTRVTNDVEALNELFSGVLINLFRDTVMIIGLVWVMFSMDTTLAVVAICTVPVIAVIAVIYRKAARKNFIRMKQAVARINGFLAENITGMKIVQIFHREKQKFEEYNAIEKDYFDSSLREVILNSLGKPIVEVINNLGIAALVWVCAGDILSGSFEYGVLYTFISYVREFFQPINEIADKYTSLQSAVISSERIFEIMDIEDKVENLDTGIGCENLHGEIEFQNVWFAYEEGNWILKDVSFHIKPGETVAFVGATGSGKSTIISLITRFYDIQKGKILIDGVDIKEYRLTDLRRKIAVVLQDVFLFTGDIASNIRLNNDELTDEDVYKALKVACADGFVNSLPDGIKSEVKERGCTFSSGQRQLLSFARAVALNPAILILDEATAYIDTETEEMIQKSLENVIAGRTSILIAHRLSTIRKADRIYVIDDGRIVEEGDHETLMNLNGLYRSYVELSLSKGIEEK; this is encoded by the coding sequence ATGACAGCGAGTAACGGCAAAAAACATGACAGAAGTGAGGATATATATAATAAAAAAGCCAATGTGGCAAGACTTTTATCCTATTTTATCCCGTATATTCCTCATATTGTTTTGGCCATTATTGTCGCTTTTGCAATAAATGCGACGGTAATAATCAAGCCAAGAATACTGCAGCGTGTTATAGATGACTATCTGGTGCCTGAAATATACGACAAAACGGCAATAAACAGGCTGGGTTTCGTTTATTTCGGGCTGATTCTCCTTGGCGCAGCGCTGAATTATTCGCAGAGCATTCTTTTAAATTATGTCGGGCAGAATATAATGCACAGGCTCAGAACAGAGTTGTTCAATAAAATTCAGCGCATGAACATGTCTTTTTTTGATCATTTTTCATCCGGAAGGCTTCTGACACGTGTTACAAATGATGTGGAAGCGCTTAACGAGCTTTTTTCTGGCGTGCTCATAAATCTGTTCCGCGACACGGTTATGATTATAGGGCTTGTGTGGGTAATGTTTTCAATGGATACAACCCTGGCGGTCGTTGCCATATGTACCGTGCCGGTGATCGCGGTAATAGCGGTAATATACAGGAAGGCCGCAAGAAAGAACTTCATACGCATGAAACAGGCCGTAGCAAGGATAAACGGTTTTTTAGCCGAAAACATAACCGGCATGAAAATAGTCCAGATTTTTCACAGGGAAAAGCAGAAATTTGAAGAATACAATGCAATTGAGAAGGATTATTTTGATTCCAGCCTCAGGGAGGTAATACTGAACAGTCTTGGAAAACCCATAGTGGAAGTTATAAATAACCTGGGTATCGCGGCCCTTGTATGGGTTTGCGCGGGCGACATACTTTCCGGAAGTTTTGAATACGGTGTATTATATACCTTTATTTCATACGTGCGCGAGTTTTTCCAGCCCATTAACGAAATTGCCGATAAATACACCAGTTTGCAGTCTGCGGTTATTTCATCCGAAAGAATATTCGAAATCATGGACATTGAAGACAAGGTGGAGAATTTGGATACCGGAATAGGCTGCGAAAATCTGCACGGAGAAATAGAATTTCAAAATGTATGGTTTGCGTATGAAGAAGGGAATTGGATCCTTAAAGACGTAAGTTTCCATATAAAACCCGGGGAAACGGTGGCGTTTGTCGGCGCAACGGGTTCCGGAAAGTCTACGATAATAAGTTTAATAACCCGTTTTTATGATATACAGAAGGGGAAAATTCTTATTGACGGTGTGGATATTAAGGAATACAGGTTAACTGATCTGCGGAGAAAAATAGCGGTGGTTCTTCAGGATGTCTTCCTTTTTACCGGCGATATTGCTTCTAATATCAGGCTCAATAATGATGAGCTGACCGATGAGGATGTTTACAAGGCATTAAAGGTAGCCTGTGCCGACGGTTTTGTTAATTCCCTGCCCGACGGCATAAAATCCGAGGTAAAGGAAAGGGGTTGCACTTTTTCCTCCGGCCAACGCCAGCTGCTTTCTTTTGCCCGTGCGGTGGCGCTGAATCCCGCGATCCTGATTTTGGACGAAGCAACGGCATATATTGATACCGAAACCGAGGAAATGATACAGAAATCGCTGGAGAATGTCATTGCAGGAAGGACGTCAATACTTATCGCCCACAGGCTGTCCACGATCAGAAAGGCCGACCGGATTTATGTCATTGATGACGGCAGAATTGTGGAAGAAGGGGATCATGAAACTTTAATGAATCTGAACGGATTGTATAGAAGTTATGTGGAACTGAGCCTTAGTAAGGGCATAGAGGAAAAGTAA
- a CDS encoding ABC transporter ATP-binding protein: MEVRKLLLNFIKERILSYIAGILLLIVASVISLRIPKVLGRVTDMLNKGQGTVREIRFQLILMILLAVLGFVLRFCWRYFLVGNCRHVESYLRRKLFAHLQTLPVNFYNNHRTGDLVAYAINDINAIRRVFGFGFTALIEGVLINTVSVYYMARTIEPVLTLMALGPVPVVILVTILLRKTIRNRFEKVQKAFAMISERVQENIMGIRVVKAFAQEYHEMEKLDRLSRNSVKANMRMTMVSSALGPVTEVCFSISFLCFIIYGSKMVATGRISLGDYIAFNSYMAAIMKPVINISKIVETWQRGAASAKRLNEIFSEKSDIVDGEESNIKDFDIEIRNLTFTYPQTDTPVLKDINLKIPAGTTLGIVGKTGSGKTTLANLLLRLYPIPDGHIFINNVDINQISLETLRENIGFVPQDNFLFSTTIKNNIEFYQEGIGDDEIIEAAKMSGVYDDILEFPDGFDTVVGERGITLSGGQRQRVTIARALVKNPSVLILDDSLSAVDAETEKEILSNLKNVLKRRTGIIISHRVSTVMNADKIIYLEDGRIVEEGSHEELMRLRGAYYRLYVSQTEESDESAGAEK, from the coding sequence ATGGAAGTTAGGAAATTACTTTTAAACTTTATTAAAGAAAGAATATTGTCTTATATCGCGGGCATTTTGCTTCTTATTGTCGCTTCAGTCATATCCCTTCGTATTCCGAAAGTACTCGGAAGAGTAACCGACATGCTGAACAAAGGGCAGGGGACGGTCAGGGAAATCCGTTTCCAGCTTATTTTAATGATTTTGCTTGCGGTACTGGGATTTGTGCTGCGTTTTTGCTGGAGATATTTTCTTGTCGGAAACTGCCGCCATGTCGAAAGTTATTTGAGAAGAAAGCTGTTTGCGCATCTTCAGACACTTCCGGTTAATTTTTACAATAATCACAGGACAGGGGACCTTGTTGCGTATGCCATAAATGATATAAATGCGATACGCAGGGTTTTCGGGTTTGGGTTTACGGCATTAATTGAAGGCGTACTGATTAACACAGTGTCTGTTTATTATATGGCCAGAACAATTGAACCTGTTCTGACGCTTATGGCATTAGGCCCCGTCCCTGTGGTAATACTGGTTACAATACTTCTCAGGAAAACAATCCGGAACCGGTTTGAAAAGGTTCAGAAGGCTTTCGCAATGATTTCTGAAAGAGTTCAGGAGAATATAATGGGAATCCGCGTGGTTAAGGCTTTTGCCCAGGAATACCATGAGATGGAGAAGTTGGACCGGTTAAGCAGGAACAGTGTAAAAGCCAATATGCGAATGACAATGGTTTCGAGCGCATTGGGGCCGGTTACCGAAGTGTGCTTCAGTATAAGTTTTCTCTGTTTCATAATCTACGGGAGTAAAATGGTGGCAACGGGCAGAATTTCCCTCGGCGACTATATAGCGTTTAATTCGTACATGGCAGCGATAATGAAGCCGGTCATAAATATAAGCAAAATAGTTGAAACCTGGCAGCGGGGGGCGGCTTCGGCCAAAAGGCTTAATGAGATATTCAGCGAAAAGAGCGATATTGTAGACGGTGAAGAGAGCAATATCAAAGATTTTGATATAGAAATAAGAAATTTGACTTTTACATACCCCCAGACCGATACGCCGGTGCTTAAAGACATAAACCTTAAAATACCAGCGGGGACCACTCTGGGTATTGTAGGCAAAACCGGGAGCGGAAAAACAACCCTTGCCAACCTTCTGTTAAGGTTGTATCCAATACCTGACGGGCATATCTTTATTAATAATGTAGACATTAACCAGATATCCCTGGAAACATTAAGGGAGAATATTGGTTTTGTGCCACAGGACAATTTTCTTTTTTCTACAACTATAAAGAACAATATAGAATTTTACCAGGAAGGCATTGGCGATGATGAAATAATAGAAGCGGCGAAAATGTCCGGTGTTTACGATGATATTCTTGAATTTCCGGACGGTTTTGACACGGTGGTGGGGGAGCGAGGAATTACTCTGTCCGGAGGTCAGAGGCAAAGAGTGACCATTGCGCGGGCACTGGTAAAAAATCCCTCGGTGCTGATTCTTGACGACAGTCTGTCGGCCGTCGATGCCGAAACCGAAAAAGAAATACTTAGCAATTTGAAAAATGTTCTGAAACGCCGGACGGGGATTATCATATCCCACAGAGTCTCAACGGTAATGAATGCGGATAAAATAATATACCTTGAGGACGGACGGATAGTAGAAGAAGGTTCCCATGAGGAACTGATGAGACTCAGGGGGGCATATTACAGACTGTATGTGTCCCAGACTGAAGAGTCGGATGAAAGTGCGGGGGCGGAAAAATGA
- a CDS encoding alpha/beta hydrolase family protein: MSDILCRPFSCRRGNLTIRGHVFRKNTGVLPTIIICHGFMANQRSVRHYAKLAASIGFAAFTFDFCGGCVIGKSDGRQSEMSVLTEVEDLKAVIGYIKTRDDTDSSRISLMGCSQGGVVCALTAAQIPDEIERLILFYPAFCIPDDARRGKMMFARFDPDNIPPVVSRFPMRLGAVYVKDVINMNIFEEITGYNGPVLLVHGTKDNIVDISYSRKAKEIYKNCEYLEIEGAGHSFNKMHDRVAMDALKKFLSGRV, from the coding sequence ATGTCGGACATTTTGTGCCGACCCTTTTCATGTCGCCGAGGCAATTTAACAATAAGAGGCCATGTTTTCCGAAAAAACACAGGAGTTCTTCCCACAATAATCATCTGTCACGGTTTTATGGCAAATCAGCGTTCAGTCCGGCATTATGCCAAACTTGCGGCAAGCATTGGCTTTGCGGCATTTACCTTTGATTTCTGCGGTGGCTGCGTTATAGGCAAAAGCGACGGCAGGCAATCCGAAATGTCAGTTCTTACCGAAGTGGAAGATTTAAAGGCTGTTATAGGGTACATAAAGACACGGGATGATACCGATTCCTCACGGATTTCCCTCATGGGCTGCAGCCAGGGCGGGGTTGTGTGCGCATTAACGGCGGCACAAATTCCTGACGAAATTGAACGCCTGATTCTGTTCTATCCGGCATTTTGCATTCCCGATGACGCCCGCCGCGGAAAAATGATGTTTGCCAGATTTGATCCCGATAACATTCCACCGGTGGTAAGCCGTTTCCCAATGAGGCTTGGGGCTGTTTACGTAAAAGATGTAATAAATATGAATATATTCGAAGAAATCACAGGCTATAACGGTCCTGTTCTGCTGGTGCACGGAACGAAAGACAATATTGTCGATATTTCCTATTCAAGAAAGGCAAAAGAGATATATAAGAACTGCGAATACCTGGAAATAGAGGGTGCAGGGCACAGTTTTAACAAAATGCACGATCGGGTGGCAATGGATGCTCTGAAAAAATTTCTGTCAGGACGGGTTTAA
- a CDS encoding HAD family hydrolase, translated as MKHKAVIFDMDGTLVNSIYALTYSINNVLEKHGMEKISVEQCKLFVGNGIKELVRKAAGIDNPDDERLALYYGDMIDEYSRNWDFEMYVYDGITELLDFLKKNGIKLGVNTNKNENIAKLIVDKYFPGYFSYMVGGRPSVPRKPDPAGALLIAEKFGVKPEECVYLGDSNVDIKTAKIANMYAAGALWGFRSREELLMAGADVVIEKPDELIKIFLNPS; from the coding sequence ATGAAGCATAAAGCGGTTATTTTTGACATGGACGGAACACTGGTAAATTCCATATATGCCCTGACATATTCGATAAATAATGTCCTTGAAAAGCACGGTATGGAGAAAATCAGCGTGGAACAGTGCAAGTTGTTTGTCGGAAACGGGATTAAGGAGCTGGTAAGAAAAGCCGCCGGAATTGACAATCCGGATGATGAACGGCTGGCGCTGTATTACGGTGACATGATTGACGAGTATTCGAGAAACTGGGACTTTGAAATGTATGTGTATGACGGTATCACTGAGCTGCTGGATTTCCTTAAAAAAAACGGTATAAAGCTTGGCGTGAACACAAACAAAAACGAAAACATTGCAAAACTGATTGTGGATAAGTATTTCCCGGGGTATTTTTCATATATGGTCGGGGGACGGCCTTCTGTCCCCCGAAAGCCCGATCCTGCAGGCGCGCTGCTTATTGCGGAGAAGTTCGGTGTAAAGCCTGAAGAATGCGTTTATCTCGGTGACAGCAATGTTGACATAAAAACCGCCAAAATTGCAAACATGTATGCCGCAGGGGCGTTATGGGGCTTCAGAAGCAGGGAAGAACTGCTTATGGCGGGTGCGGACGTGGTGATAGAAAAGCCGGATGAGCTAATTAAAATATTTTTAAACCCGTCCTGA
- the pyrF gene encoding orotidine-5'-phosphate decarboxylase — protein MFMDRLMEKVKVLKNPTVMGLDPKLEYIPFSIRKKNIELYGNTFKAAAESILEFNRKLIDAVSDIIPAIKLQLAYYEMYGTEGLKAFEKTVRYGHEKGLLVIADGKRNDIGSTSEAYSSAYLGETLLEDNVTKPVYDADALTVNGYLGIDGIKPMIDDCMKYRKGIFVLVKTSNPSSVQLQDMVVQDGRRVYEVMADLVSEWGKDTVGKYGYSPVGAVVGATWPQELKKLRARMPHTCFLVPGYGAQGGSAEDVAGAFDNNGFGAIINASRSLMCAHKLQRWNGKFSEEEFDIACREEALHMRSELQKICNF, from the coding sequence ATGTTCATGGACAGGTTAATGGAAAAAGTGAAAGTTCTGAAAAACCCAACCGTTATGGGGCTTGACCCGAAACTGGAATACATACCCTTTTCAATTCGTAAAAAGAATATTGAACTGTATGGAAATACTTTTAAAGCTGCTGCCGAAAGTATTCTGGAATTTAACAGAAAACTGATTGATGCCGTTTCGGATATAATACCTGCGATAAAACTACAGCTGGCATATTATGAAATGTACGGGACAGAAGGCCTTAAAGCCTTTGAGAAGACGGTAAGGTACGGCCATGAAAAAGGATTGCTTGTAATTGCCGACGGTAAAAGAAACGACATCGGGTCGACATCTGAAGCTTACTCAAGCGCATATCTCGGTGAGACACTTCTTGAGGATAATGTAACAAAACCTGTATATGACGCAGACGCGTTAACGGTAAACGGCTATCTTGGCATAGACGGCATAAAGCCGATGATAGATGACTGCATGAAATACCGGAAGGGAATTTTTGTACTGGTAAAAACATCAAATCCGTCATCGGTCCAGCTCCAGGACATGGTTGTGCAGGACGGGAGAAGGGTTTACGAAGTTATGGCCGATCTGGTTTCTGAATGGGGAAAAGATACCGTAGGGAAATACGGATATTCGCCGGTTGGGGCCGTGGTTGGTGCCACATGGCCGCAGGAACTTAAGAAATTGCGTGCAAGGATGCCGCATACCTGCTTCCTTGTTCCAGGATACGGTGCCCAGGGCGGCAGTGCCGAAGATGTGGCAGGGGCGTTCGATAATAACGGATTCGGCGCAATAATAAATGCTTCAAGAAGTCTGATGTGCGCCCATAAGCTTCAGAGATGGAACGGTAAATTTTCGGAAGAGGAATTTGATATTGCATGCCGTGAGGAAGCATTACATATGAGAAGTGAGCTTCAAAAGATTTGTAATTTTTAA
- a CDS encoding dihydroorotase, with protein MKILIKNGIVVTDEYEKRQNVFIENGIVSRIEENYSADADMVLDADGLYVLPGLVDAHCHLRDPGYEYKEDIVSGTRSAAMGGFTSVACMPNTNPVADNKTVIRYIIDKANREGVVHVFPIGAMTKGLRGEELAEIGEMKEAGIVGVSDDGRCVENSSVMKKVMLYARMFNLPVICHCEDSRLSEDGVMNEGALSTEMGLRGISKAAEEIMIARDVILSKRFDVPVHICHVSTVLGVEIIRYAKRTGVKVTAETCPHYFTLTERACAGYNTLAKVNPPLRNEEDVEAIIRGLCDGTIDIIATDHAPHHMDEKNVEFDKAANGMVGFETALPLSYTVLVKGGHISMRELVRKMSTKPAEILGIDKGRLIEGKMADITIFNPNVDYQIDISKFVSKSKNSPFHGFHVSGKVVATIVNGRIVVKDGELVV; from the coding sequence ATGAAAATACTTATAAAAAACGGTATTGTAGTAACTGATGAATATGAAAAAAGACAGAATGTTTTCATAGAAAATGGGATTGTTTCAAGGATCGAAGAAAATTACTCTGCCGATGCGGACATGGTTCTGGATGCGGATGGGTTGTATGTCCTGCCCGGCCTTGTTGACGCCCATTGCCATCTGAGGGATCCCGGATATGAATATAAGGAGGATATTGTGTCGGGTACAAGGAGCGCTGCCATGGGCGGATTTACGTCGGTTGCGTGTATGCCGAACACTAACCCCGTCGCCGATAATAAAACGGTGATAAGGTATATTATCGATAAGGCAAACAGAGAGGGAGTGGTTCATGTATTCCCGATAGGGGCGATGACAAAAGGGCTTAGGGGCGAAGAACTTGCCGAAATAGGAGAAATGAAGGAAGCGGGCATAGTAGGGGTTTCGGATGACGGGCGCTGTGTGGAAAATTCTTCGGTGATGAAAAAAGTCATGTTGTATGCGAGGATGTTTAATCTGCCCGTAATATGCCACTGTGAGGATTCAAGGCTTTCAGAGGACGGTGTGATGAACGAAGGTGCGCTGTCCACTGAAATGGGACTCAGAGGTATATCAAAGGCCGCGGAAGAAATCATGATAGCAAGGGATGTAATTTTATCAAAAAGATTTGATGTTCCTGTACATATTTGCCATGTAAGCACTGTTTTGGGGGTTGAAATCATAAGGTATGCGAAAAGAACCGGGGTCAAAGTAACCGCTGAAACATGTCCTCATTACTTTACCCTTACCGAAAGAGCATGTGCGGGCTATAATACACTGGCCAAAGTAAACCCGCCGCTGAGGAATGAGGAAGACGTTGAGGCTATAATACGCGGCCTTTGTGACGGAACAATTGACATAATTGCCACCGATCATGCGCCGCACCATATGGATGAAAAAAACGTTGAATTTGACAAGGCGGCTAACGGTATGGTCGGGTTTGAAACCGCACTGCCACTGTCATATACTGTCCTTGTCAAAGGCGGTCATATAAGTATGAGGGAGCTTGTGAGAAAAATGTCAACTAAACCTGCGGAAATCCTGGGAATAGACAAGGGCAGGCTCATTGAGGGAAAAATGGCCGATATAACCATATTTAATCCTAATGTGGACTACCAAATTGATATAAGTAAGTTTGTTTCGAAAAGTAAAAACTCACCGTTCCATGGATTTCACGTTTCAGGCAAGGTTGTTGCTACAATAGTCAACGGCAGGATTGTGGTAAAAGACGGCGAGCTTGTTGTTTAA
- a CDS encoding aspartate carbamoyltransferase catalytic subunit, whose amino-acid sequence MTINKKDILGIAELSRDEITSILDTASIMKRIIQSGDKKTNYLRGKTVLILFYENSTRTRVSFELAAKYMGADTININVSVSSVAKGETLVDTGKTLNSMGADVIVIRHNMSGAPHLLAKHVNASVINAGDGMHEHPTQALLDMFTIREYYKTLSGLKVAIIGDIYHSRVARSNIIGLAKMGAKPVIYGPATLIPPEIEKMGAKIAPTINDALYQADVVMGLRMQLERQKNALFPSKSEYARFFGINQVNLSLAKKDALWMHPGPVNRGVEMTSGVIDGFNSVINEQVTNGVAVRMALLYLLAGRENMKVSRHASGTVDIPVQEACV is encoded by the coding sequence GTGACGATCAACAAAAAAGACATATTGGGAATTGCCGAATTGTCAAGGGACGAAATAACGTCAATACTTGACACCGCCTCGATAATGAAAAGGATTATCCAAAGCGGTGACAAGAAAACAAATTATCTTAGGGGAAAAACGGTTTTAATACTTTTTTATGAAAACAGCACCCGAACCAGGGTATCGTTTGAACTGGCGGCAAAATATATGGGCGCGGACACGATTAACATTAATGTGTCTGTTAGCAGTGTGGCCAAAGGTGAAACACTTGTCGACACAGGCAAAACCCTGAACTCAATGGGTGCCGATGTGATAGTTATAAGACATAATATGTCCGGCGCACCGCATCTTTTAGCTAAACATGTAAATGCTTCTGTAATCAATGCGGGGGACGGTATGCACGAGCATCCCACCCAGGCGCTTCTTGATATGTTTACCATACGTGAATATTATAAAACCCTCAGCGGCCTTAAAGTTGCAATAATAGGTGACATATACCACAGCAGAGTTGCCAGAAGCAATATCATCGGGCTTGCCAAAATGGGAGCAAAGCCTGTTATTTACGGGCCAGCAACTTTAATACCGCCTGAAATAGAGAAAATGGGCGCTAAAATAGCTCCGACAATTAATGATGCGCTCTACCAGGCCGATGTAGTTATGGGACTGAGAATGCAGCTTGAACGCCAAAAAAATGCGTTGTTCCCTTCAAAGTCCGAATATGCCAGGTTCTTCGGAATTAATCAGGTCAATCTGTCGCTGGCCAAAAAGGATGCCCTTTGGATGCACCCCGGCCCTGTCAATCGTGGCGTGGAGATGACCTCGGGCGTAATCGACGGTTTTAATTCGGTAATAAATGAGCAGGTAACAAACGGGGTTGCCGTAAGAATGGCTTTATTATATCTGCTGGCCGGGAGGGAAAACATGAAAGTCTCCAGACATGCGTCCGGCACTGTGGATATTCCTGTTCAGGAAGCGTGCGTATAG